Proteins from one Flavobacteriales bacterium genomic window:
- the lhgO gene encoding L-2-hydroxyglutarate oxidase — MHQRFDVAIVGGGIVGAATFYKLQRRHPDLNIILFEKEERLAAHQTGHNSGVIHSGLYYTPGSLKAQNCVKGRKELVAFCKEHGVDHDVCGKVVVATDEKELPYLDKIFDIGLQNGIEGIEKIGPDKVKEIEPFVECIKGIWVPVTGIVDFVGATEKMAELALGINADSRIKLGEGVERIEKGQESTILHTAKDTYEVQYAIFCAGLQADRMAEEDKVAVKERVVGFRGDYYELTDQAKHKVKNLIYPVPDPAFPFLGVHFTRMTDGEIECGPNAVFTFKREGYGKTDFDWKDTWDALTYQGTWKLFFDNMAFGINEYRRAFSKKLFLKTLQRIIPSLTMDDLRPGRSGVRAMLLSQDGDTRDDFRIEHAGRSIHVLNAPSPAATASLAIGEQVAEMAETYFGIGVKV, encoded by the coding sequence ATGCATCAGCGATTCGATGTGGCCATAGTCGGAGGAGGTATCGTAGGAGCAGCTACCTTTTACAAGCTCCAGCGCAGGCATCCCGACCTCAACATCATCCTTTTCGAGAAAGAAGAGCGACTGGCCGCACATCAGACCGGTCACAATTCAGGAGTCATCCACTCTGGACTGTACTATACACCGGGCTCACTCAAGGCACAGAATTGTGTCAAGGGCCGCAAGGAATTGGTGGCTTTCTGCAAAGAACATGGCGTGGACCATGATGTGTGCGGCAAGGTGGTGGTAGCAACCGATGAGAAAGAACTGCCTTATCTGGATAAGATATTCGATATCGGTCTGCAGAACGGCATTGAAGGCATCGAAAAGATAGGACCGGACAAGGTCAAGGAGATCGAACCCTTTGTAGAATGTATCAAAGGCATCTGGGTGCCCGTCACGGGTATAGTTGATTTCGTGGGAGCCACTGAGAAGATGGCAGAACTGGCCCTGGGGATCAATGCCGATTCACGAATCAAACTAGGTGAAGGGGTAGAGCGGATCGAGAAAGGGCAGGAGAGCACCATACTCCATACGGCCAAGGATACTTATGAAGTGCAGTATGCCATTTTTTGTGCCGGTCTACAGGCCGATCGCATGGCCGAAGAAGATAAAGTAGCCGTCAAAGAGCGCGTGGTAGGTTTCAGAGGAGATTACTATGAACTGACCGATCAGGCCAAGCATAAGGTGAAGAATCTGATCTATCCCGTGCCTGACCCGGCATTCCCATTCCTAGGTGTACACTTCACTCGTATGACCGATGGCGAGATCGAGTGTGGTCCCAATGCCGTCTTCACCTTCAAGCGCGAGGGATACGGGAAGACCGATTTCGACTGGAAGGATACCTGGGATGCCTTGACCTATCAGGGCACATGGAAATTGTTCTTCGATAACATGGCCTTCGGTATCAATGAGTACCGCAGGGCCTTCTCCAAGAAATTGTTCCTCAAGACCCTTCAGCGCATCATCCCTTCACTCACCATGGATGATCTACGACCAGGACGATCGGGGGTGCGTGCGATGTTGCTCAGTCAGGATGGCGATACCCGGGATGATTTCCGAATAGAACATGCAGGAAGGAGCATACACGTACTCAATGCACCGAGTCCGGCTGCAACAGCTTCGCTGGCCATAGGAGAACAAGTGG
- a CDS encoding MFS transporter, whose protein sequence is MIKKGDKATIRAWAMYDWANSAYALTITSAIFPGFYEAITSEKDAAGNVVIDHVQNTWGLVNTSLYSYAISAGFLLVAIIAPLLSGMADYSDSKKRYMQFFCYLGAASCAGLYWFSLENIWMGMSLMALACVGFSGSIIFYNAYLPEIADAKDHDRISAFGFALGYIGSVLLLLWNLTMLLQPSWYFDVEGMVTHLMQSEGLPFELAEAAATAHFTDLGCRISFLSVGVWWAGFAQITFFKLPNRVFKNKVTNRVILNGYREVRKVMAEIRTTKRLKRYLSAYFLYNTGVQTVMFMAANFAAKEIKRKGPNGEDLPFETSNLIITILIIQLVAIVGAYTFSWLSKRLGNIRALKIAVVYWVLLVTAAYFVVYEFWFYVLAGAVGMVMGGVQALSRSTYSKFLPPTKDHASYFSFYNICYYLGTVLGTFGFGYVLDLTQDIRMSILLIGIFFIAGLALLYTVPRDEVEESLSS, encoded by the coding sequence AGGCGACCATACGGGCCTGGGCCATGTATGACTGGGCCAATTCAGCCTATGCGCTCACCATCACCTCCGCCATATTCCCCGGATTTTACGAGGCCATCACCTCGGAGAAAGACGCTGCTGGAAATGTGGTCATCGATCATGTACAGAACACCTGGGGGCTGGTCAATACCTCGCTCTATAGCTATGCTATTTCTGCTGGTTTCCTCCTTGTAGCCATTATCGCACCGCTGCTCTCAGGGATGGCTGATTACAGCGATAGTAAGAAGCGCTACATGCAGTTCTTCTGCTATCTGGGCGCTGCTTCATGTGCAGGTCTCTATTGGTTCTCACTGGAGAACATCTGGATGGGAATGAGCTTGATGGCTTTGGCCTGTGTCGGCTTCAGTGGTAGCATCATTTTTTACAATGCCTATCTGCCAGAGATCGCTGACGCCAAGGACCATGACCGTATCTCTGCCTTTGGATTTGCATTGGGATATATCGGCTCGGTACTCTTGCTGCTTTGGAATCTGACCATGCTCCTACAACCTTCTTGGTATTTCGATGTGGAAGGGATGGTCACACACTTGATGCAATCCGAAGGGCTGCCTTTTGAACTGGCAGAAGCAGCAGCCACAGCGCATTTCACCGATCTGGGATGTCGTATCTCTTTTCTTTCTGTGGGTGTATGGTGGGCGGGATTTGCGCAGATCACCTTCTTCAAGCTCCCCAATCGCGTATTCAAGAACAAGGTCACGAATCGTGTGATACTCAACGGATATAGGGAAGTGCGCAAGGTCATGGCCGAGATACGCACTACCAAGCGCCTCAAGCGCTACCTGAGCGCCTATTTCCTGTACAATACCGGAGTGCAGACCGTCATGTTCATGGCGGCCAATTTTGCCGCAAAGGAGATCAAGCGCAAAGGACCCAATGGAGAGGATCTTCCTTTCGAGACCTCCAATCTGATCATCACCATCCTCATTATCCAATTGGTGGCTATCGTAGGTGCTTATACGTTTTCTTGGCTCTCCAAACGCTTAGGGAATATCCGCGCCTTGAAGATCGCTGTGGTCTACTGGGTGCTACTGGTCACTGCGGCCTATTTTGTGGTCTATGAATTCTGGTTCTACGTGTTGGCAGGTGCTGTGGGAATGGTAATGGGTGGAGTACAGGCACTCAGTCGTTCCACCTACTCCAAATTCCTTCCTCCCACCAAGGACCACGCGAGCTACTTCTCCTTTTACAACATCTGCTACTATCTGGGTACGGTGCTCGGCACCTTCGGATTCGGCTATGTGCTGGACCTCACGCAGGATATTCGCATGAGCATCCTACTCATCGGTATCTTCTTCATCGCTGGATTGGCATTGCTCTACACCGTGCCTAGAGATGAAGTAGAAGAGAGCCTCTCGAGTTGA